In Buchnera aphidicola (Aphis aurantii), one DNA window encodes the following:
- a CDS encoding rod-binding protein, with protein MQNNLSLLNINSYPAKLVDDLKYQVKIHPNKYALETAKEVESIFIYMLLKSMRCSLSKENLLDNNQSRLYTEIYDEKISKELTKKGIGLTNIILNQIQQKKLYT; from the coding sequence ATGCAAAACAATTTATCTTTACTTAACATAAATAGTTACCCGGCGAAGTTAGTCGATGATTTAAAATATCAAGTAAAAATTCATCCTAATAAATACGCATTAGAAACAGCTAAAGAAGTAGAAAGTATTTTTATTTACATGTTATTAAAAAGTATGAGATGTTCTTTATCAAAAGAAAATTTATTAGATAATAATCAAAGTCGTTTATATACTGAAATATACGATGAAAAAATCTCGAAAGAACTAACTAAAAAAGGTATTGGATTAACAAATATTATTTTAAATCAAATTCAACAAAAAAAACTATATACATAA
- a CDS encoding FlgK family flagellar hook-associated protein translates to MSTILTSTISSIDAIQILINNTSAKVLNPNSQNKSERISIENNIDESNIDAGVKVQKAYDEYNNFIDEEKRRTSERVQDEQTRIEEYLKLEDLFVEKIHIFNDLMMGLNSSIKENIINKNQNVFNEEIENNLKHIVGELKNFNEKLTFLENDVKNTISEKIKKANILINKIYNLNIDIRYFPVKQAPNGIYKYIDQRDKLVDELNDIIGVTVIKDDHTFEVRLNNGMSIIDDNKKTNFIVVTSKTDDKYISIGYWDDNNKQLKKIEHMIPSGSLGALFSFRREELQNAKNKLGQLTINFADSINENHTLGYDMLGNLGKQVFHISQPEIIASSSNKTNPFTSIKWMSTSDAQDTNYIVSMKNNRWIVQKLSDQTMFEPEVYQNNNNVYLSFDGMELKIEGNNNEGNMYMIKPYAKTLDELELLIVEDSPFAFSSTNDVNQQNKNNAIIIQNLNKDKLVNKKDTLGTSYLKFLKSISYKCNDLEEKVPFKRQMIKILENKKLSMSDDISEDYKELSYEQKCYLANVKILKMAESIFNDIVDCYS, encoded by the coding sequence ATGAGCACCATATTAACTTCTACTATTTCTAGTATTGATGCTATACAAATATTAATTAATAATACATCAGCAAAAGTTTTAAACCCAAACTCTCAAAACAAATCAGAACGTATTTCAATAGAAAATAACATAGATGAATCTAATATTGACGCAGGAGTAAAGGTACAAAAAGCATATGATGAATATAATAATTTCATTGATGAAGAAAAACGAAGAACGAGTGAACGCGTACAAGATGAGCAAACAAGAATTGAAGAGTATTTAAAATTAGAAGATTTATTTGTTGAAAAAATACATATTTTTAATGATTTAATGATGGGATTAAACTCATCTATAAAAGAAAACATTATTAATAAAAATCAAAATGTATTTAACGAAGAAATTGAAAATAATTTAAAACATATTGTAGGCGAATTGAAAAATTTTAATGAAAAATTAACTTTTTTAGAAAATGATGTTAAAAATACTATATCAGAAAAAATAAAAAAAGCAAATATCTTAATTAATAAAATTTATAACCTTAATATTGATATTCGTTATTTTCCAGTAAAACAAGCGCCTAATGGTATCTATAAGTATATTGATCAAAGAGATAAATTAGTTGATGAATTAAACGATATTATTGGGGTTACAGTAATTAAAGATGATCATACTTTTGAAGTTCGATTAAATAATGGTATGTCTATTATTGACGATAATAAAAAGACAAATTTTATTGTTGTAACATCGAAAACTGATGATAAATATATCAGCATCGGGTATTGGGATGATAATAATAAACAACTAAAAAAAATAGAACATATGATTCCAAGTGGATCTTTAGGTGCTCTTTTTTCATTTCGAAGAGAAGAATTACAAAACGCTAAAAACAAGCTTGGTCAATTAACTATAAATTTTGCCGACAGTATTAATGAGAATCATACGTTAGGATACGATATGCTTGGTAATCTCGGTAAACAAGTATTTCATATTAGTCAACCTGAAATTATAGCTAGTTCAAGCAATAAAACAAACCCATTTACCTCTATCAAATGGATGTCAACTAGCGATGCACAAGATACTAATTATATAGTATCAATGAAAAATAATCGATGGATAGTTCAAAAATTAAGTGATCAAACAATGTTTGAGCCAGAGGTATATCAAAACAATAATAATGTATATCTTAGCTTTGATGGAATGGAATTAAAAATTGAAGGAAATAATAACGAAGGAAACATGTATATGATTAAACCATATGCTAAAACTTTAGATGAGCTAGAGCTTTTAATTGTAGAAGACAGTCCATTTGCATTTTCTTCAACAAATGATGTGAATCAACAAAACAAAAATAATGCAATTATTATACAAAATTTAAATAAAGATAAATTAGTAAATAAAAAAGATACGTTAGGTACATCTTATCTTAAATTTTTAAAATCTATATCATATAAATGTAATGATCTCGAAGAAAAAGTACCTTTTAAACGTCAAATGATTAAAATATTAGAAAATAAAAAATTATCAATGTCTGACGATATTAGTGAAGATTATAAAGAACTTAGCTATGAACAAAAATGTTATCTTGCAAATGTGAAAATATTAAAAATGGCTGAAAGCATTTTCAATGACATTGTCGATTGTTATAGCTAA
- the rluC gene encoding 23S rRNA pseudouridine(955/2504/2580) synthase RluC: MTYKTLSASIIYINKDMINQRIDNFLKKKFKNIPKSMIYRIIRTGKVRINKKRIKPSYKLKIGDNLKIPPIKILIEEKKQFCIKKYEENLLNHILYEDNYLLVINKPSGIAVHAGSGISFGVIEYLRDIRPLEKFLELVHRIDRETSGILILAKKRTALIAMHQQIREKKIIKEYIALVHGIWPHSLKKISKPLLKIHLKNKQKKMFIHNHGKTAETYFQIRKQYSFTTLMSIFPKTGRTHQIRAHTSHEGHPICFDERYGNSNLDKLIKNKINPKRLLLHAFSINFIHPKSGNMLYIKAPLSVSIRNFLKTLV, from the coding sequence ATGACATATAAAACATTGTCTGCATCTATTATATATATTAATAAAGATATGATAAATCAACGCATTGATAATTTTTTGAAAAAAAAATTTAAAAATATACCTAAAAGTATGATTTATCGTATTATTAGAACAGGAAAGGTTCGAATAAATAAAAAAAGAATCAAACCTAGTTATAAATTAAAAATTGGAGATAATCTTAAAATCCCACCAATTAAAATTTTAATCGAGGAAAAAAAACAATTCTGTATAAAAAAATATGAAGAAAATTTATTAAATCATATACTTTATGAAGATAATTATTTGCTAGTAATAAATAAACCTTCTGGTATCGCAGTGCATGCTGGAAGCGGTATTAGTTTCGGTGTAATAGAATATTTAAGAGATATTCGTCCACTAGAAAAATTTCTTGAACTTGTACATCGTATTGATCGAGAGACTTCAGGAATATTAATATTAGCAAAAAAAAGAACAGCTTTGATAGCAATGCATCAACAAATACGAGAGAAAAAAATAATAAAAGAATATATTGCGTTAGTACATGGTATATGGCCTCATAGTTTAAAAAAAATATCAAAACCTTTACTAAAGATTCATTTAAAAAATAAACAAAAAAAAATGTTTATTCATAATCATGGAAAAACTGCAGAAACTTATTTTCAAATAAGAAAACAATATTCTTTTACAACATTAATGTCTATTTTCCCGAAAACAGGTAGAACACATCAAATTCGAGCACATACATCACATGAAGGTCATCCAATCTGCTTTGATGAACGTTATGGAAACTCGAATTTAGATAAATTAATAAAAAATAAAATCAACCCTAAAAGACTGTTATTGCATGCTTTTTCAATTAATTTTATACATCCAAAAAGTGGTAACATGTTATATATAAAAGC
- the rne gene encoding ribonuclease E — MKRMLINATQQEELRVALVDGQRLYDLDIENSGSEQKKSNIYKGKITRIEPSLEAAFVDYGIEKNGFLPLKEIAKKYFPKNYHSNIHLNIKNVLQEGQELIVQINKEERGNKGAALTTFVTLAGSYLVLMPNSPNIAGISRRIEGNDRTELKDLLLSLKLPKNMGLIIRTAGVGKSIKSLQWDLSLRLKHWDAIQKASENKSAPFLIHQENNVIFRAFRDYLRQDIGEILIDNPKILNIAREHISALGRPDFINKIKLYTGEVPLFSYYQIESQINSAFQRKVRLPSGGSIMVDSTEALTAIDINSARSTKGLDIESTAFNTNLEAVEEISRQLRLRDLGGLIVIDFIDMTALKNQKVIENKLREIVREDRARVQIGNISKFGLLEMSRQRLSSSLGESTHHVCPRCTGTGTIRDNESLSLSILRLIEEEALKENTYEVHAIVPIEIACYLLNEKRDAVHAIEKRQAGGKTIIVPNKNMKTPHYLVSRIRKGEKIPSIRDYLFSIEKYQNSKNIKKEIIEKKNKSKPFLKNHVLFNQSKHSRNMIRGKKIKKNIQNNFFINFISWIKESFFIKNIFFKSLMIKKNIFQYKNNVFLKKLNIFSFNKKSIISTDDKIQQNILNKNNFNNKYNLINQKNYPLSFNNNCLKKNNIICYTKKFDLFKFPLNNVNNNISLKKELLFNKIFCDINDSFFNYNQYTNLIKNNNFIICQIYKTFDIKNSTSLKNKFVDICSTKSFQSINNNFVFSLELAFGRVCFKHSLIKFDTIKKNNNLNIKKKINILSNCPKNVTIQKNTLFKKFNNFKENKKNHFHIIKKNFKNLEITQEPTNLKLTFKKNCILILHQKKNLISQNLNKERKKYQAYAPITKIVNNTPSSEYKKTKKFSVFLEQSNKKNNSAGAHSANNLSTSPVTKVE; from the coding sequence ATGAAAAGAATGTTAATTAACGCAACTCAGCAGGAAGAGTTACGTGTAGCTCTTGTTGATGGTCAGCGTTTATATGATCTTGATATAGAAAATTCTGGATCAGAACAAAAAAAATCCAATATATATAAAGGAAAAATTACTCGCATAGAACCTAGTTTAGAAGCTGCTTTTGTAGATTACGGAATAGAAAAAAACGGTTTTCTACCTTTAAAAGAAATTGCTAAAAAATATTTTCCAAAAAATTATCATAGCAATATACATTTAAATATTAAAAATGTTTTGCAAGAAGGGCAAGAATTAATAGTTCAAATCAATAAAGAAGAAAGAGGAAATAAAGGTGCAGCTTTAACTACTTTTGTTACTTTAGCAGGAAGTTATCTTGTTTTAATGCCTAATAGTCCTAATATTGCGGGTATATCTAGAAGAATTGAAGGAAATGATCGTACTGAATTAAAAGATTTACTTTTATCTTTAAAATTACCGAAAAATATGGGTTTAATTATTCGAACTGCTGGAGTGGGAAAATCAATAAAATCATTGCAGTGGGATTTATCTCTCAGATTAAAACACTGGGATGCTATTCAAAAAGCTTCAGAAAATAAATCTGCACCATTTTTAATTCATCAAGAAAACAATGTTATCTTTCGTGCATTTAGAGATTATTTGCGTCAAGATATTGGTGAAATTTTAATTGATAATCCAAAAATACTTAATATAGCTAGAGAACATATTTCTGCTTTAGGTCGGCCAGATTTTATTAATAAAATAAAATTATACACTGGAGAAGTGCCATTATTTAGTTATTACCAAATTGAATCTCAAATTAATTCTGCTTTTCAAAGAAAAGTGCGTTTACCATCTGGAGGTTCAATTATGGTAGACAGCACAGAAGCTTTAACAGCTATTGATATTAATTCTGCTCGTTCTACAAAAGGATTAGATATTGAATCAACCGCATTTAATACTAATTTGGAAGCAGTTGAAGAAATTTCAAGACAATTAAGATTAAGAGATTTAGGTGGGTTGATAGTAATTGATTTTATAGATATGACTGCTTTAAAAAACCAAAAAGTTATTGAAAATAAACTTCGTGAAATTGTACGAGAAGATCGAGCACGTGTTCAAATTGGTAATATTTCTAAATTTGGTTTATTAGAAATGTCTCGACAAAGATTAAGCTCATCTTTAGGTGAATCTACTCATCATGTTTGCCCCAGATGTACCGGTACAGGTACAATCAGAGATAATGAATCTTTATCTTTATCAATTTTGCGTTTAATTGAAGAAGAAGCTTTAAAAGAAAATACATATGAAGTACATGCTATTGTACCAATAGAAATTGCTTGTTATTTATTAAATGAAAAAAGAGATGCAGTGCATGCTATTGAAAAACGACAAGCTGGTGGAAAAACAATTATCGTTCCCAATAAAAACATGAAAACGCCCCATTACCTTGTGTCTCGGATTAGAAAAGGGGAAAAAATACCATCAATTAGAGACTATCTTTTTAGTATTGAAAAATATCAAAACTCAAAAAATATTAAAAAGGAAATTATAGAAAAAAAAAATAAATCTAAACCATTTTTAAAAAACCATGTGTTATTTAATCAATCTAAACATTCAAGAAATATGATTCGTGGAAAAAAAATAAAAAAAAATATTCAAAATAATTTTTTTATTAATTTTATATCCTGGATAAAAGAATCTTTTTTTATAAAAAATATTTTTTTCAAAAGTTTAATGATCAAAAAAAATATTTTTCAGTATAAAAATAATGTTTTTTTAAAAAAATTAAATATTTTTTCATTTAATAAAAAGAGTATTATATCTACAGACGACAAAATTCAACAAAATATATTAAATAAAAATAATTTTAATAACAAATATAATTTGATCAATCAAAAAAATTATCCTTTATCTTTTAATAATAATTGTTTAAAAAAAAATAATATTATTTGTTATACAAAAAAATTTGATTTGTTTAAATTTCCTTTAAATAACGTTAATAATAACATTTCTTTGAAAAAAGAATTATTATTTAATAAAATTTTTTGTGATATAAATGATTCTTTCTTCAATTATAATCAATATACTAATTTAATTAAAAATAATAATTTTATTATTTGTCAAATTTATAAAACATTTGATATTAAAAATTCAACATCTTTAAAAAATAAATTTGTTGATATATGTTCTACAAAATCTTTTCAGTCAATAAATAATAATTTCGTTTTCTCATTAGAATTAGCATTTGGTAGGGTTTGTTTTAAACATTCGTTAATAAAATTTGATACAATAAAAAAAAATAATAATTTAAATATTAAAAAAAAAATAAATATTTTATCTAATTGCCCAAAGAATGTAACCATTCAAAAAAATACATTGTTTAAAAAATTTAACAATTTTAAAGAAAATAAAAAAAATCATTTTCATATAATTAAAAAAAATTTTAAAAATCTAGAGATAACACAAGAACCAACAAACTTAAAGTTAACTTTTAAAAAAAATTGTATATTAATATTACATCAAAAAAAAAATTTAATCAGTCAAAATTTAAACAAAGAAAGAAAGAAATATCAAGCTTACGCACCTATTACTAAAATTGTTAATAATACACCATCTTCAGAATATAAAAAAACAAAAAAATTTTCAGTTTTTTTAGAACAATCAAATAAAAAAAATAATTCTGCTGGAGCACATTCTGCAAATAATCTTTCCACTTCACCAGTCACAAAAGTTGAATAA